In Camelina sativa cultivar DH55 chromosome 13, Cs, whole genome shotgun sequence, the genomic window NNNNNNNNNNNNNNNNNNNNNNNNNNNNNNNNNNNNNNNNNNNNNNNNNNNNNNNNNNNNNNNNNNNNNNNNNNNNNNNNNNNNNNNNNNNNNNNNNNNNNNNNNNNNNNNNNNNNNNNNNNNNNNNNNNNNNNNNNNNNNNNNNNNNNNNNNNNNNNNNNNNNNNNNNNNNNNNNNNNNNNNNNNNNNGGAGACAACATCACCTattcatcctccaagaccaagagttcaaagataagaagcccagttctaaggtacttccacaaggccttagcaaatatattctttgctaggaaggagactggaaatctcaatgaggGTGAGCTCAAGGTAATTgacatggctctcaatggaatcatccttGAGGCAAGAaatggaaccatcattcttgggaccactgtggagactgaccttgcaatggtgcttattgaccacatgatatatttgagaagttgggtaggcaagctacAAACAATGGGTCAAGAGGAGCCTtagccattggaggcatcatcactccaatactacaagctgccaaggtcccacttagaggagagaaggttttgccaagatggattgactcaagctacctcacctccactctcatattggccaaggaaatgcatcaaggaaatcacatcttcaactttgagcttccaacagttgggaaaaaacagttgatcttacctaaccaagagctcaccaccattcaagaaggagcaaacattgacttttggccagctgatgagttcttgtttgatgggatagttcaacctagagttgatgaagctgtagatgtgcaaatggctgatgaggaggagcaattttactttgaagattatgagcccaacccaagggatagtagaggagtgagagagactagcaagaggttgactctcctacaaaagtggagcaagtggcatgggaagaggtttgataagcttaagaagaaggtgaccaatatggctaagtccatcaagggcctaaaaaaggagattgctgagctgaagagtgcaaactcatctccaagccattcaagccctttgaggaggagtagctcaactagagcactctcaagagttgcaaaccctgtggaaccagctagagcttcaatgtacgagccaaatcagaggaagaggagttcaagtagccgagaacaacaattttcgaggcactcgaccgggtcactcgagcacccactcgaccgagcaccccagatgcactcggccgagttccagcccagatcaccaTATGGCTTCCCACcaccagctgcttatccaggatatccaggctaccctcccatcccaccccagtacttcatggatccaacACTCTACCANNNNNNNNNNNNNNNNNNNNNNNNNNNNNNNNNNNNNNNNNNNNNNNNNNNNNNNNNNNNACCAGAACTGCTGAGGTGACTCTTCTTCAGATATGTCCATAGGCTGCAGGTCAGGCGAGTTAACAGCTTCTGCCGTGTCAGGTTTAGTGCCTTCAGGGTAGTGGAGATCCGCAGGGTTTGGGAGGAACCAGATGTTGTGAATGTCCTCCAGCGTagtgagagttgggttaggaagTAAGACCCTAGCGTCACCAATGCATGGGTGATGGAAACGAAACATAAGCTTGTCTTCATGCACTCCATGGTCAATAAACAGTGCTTTCTTCAGATACCCCATATCCAACGAGCGAGGTTCATGAAGATCTGAGCGCAAGGGGACACCACGATTGGATAGGATAGGAGTGATTATCCCGCCAACAGTCAACGTGTTATTCTTTTTCCCACGGTTTTTGACTACCCAATCGCGGTAGGCTAGGAACTACCTTAACAAATATACGGAAAGAGGTGTGTCTGACCCGTCTCCCCGAAGCACAGTGCCATCTGTTGTGGTTGGGAGGAGGCTCTGAAGAGCAAGATCAATCATCTGAAGCTCACTCTCGTTGACTGTCCCGGTAGTTTGGCGCGCAAAGAAAGTGCTTGCAACGCATTTGTGAAAGTATCTGATGGCCGGACTCCTAATTTCGTTGCTCTTGCTTCTCGAGGATGTGTAACTACCATTGCTGATAGTTTTCCAAAGTGCCTTCAACTCTTTGTCGTCAAAGTCGGGGCAGGTTTCCGTCCCGCTAGGGAAACCAAACAACTTCTCTAAGTTGGTGATGCTGCAAGAGTAGCGCTTTCCGTGGATCGTGAATGTAAAATAGCCTAGCCCAGACTTGTCTTCATCGCTTTCTTCATAGTAGTACACGTTGAGAGAAGCGAGGAACTGGCAGGTTTCATCTTTGTATGCTTCACGGTTACACCTCATAAAATTTCCAAGACCACAGTTTTTGAATAGGAGCTCAACGTCCTCTTTAATTCCAAGCTTGCGCATGGTAGAGCGATGCGGGTATCTTGTTGCAGCGAAATCGCATTCCATGAAGAGGTTATAGTAGTCTTGTGGAGTGAGCTGCTCCCCTGACGGTGTGGCTGGCGGTGTGTATTCCTCTGAATCTGTTAAATCCTCCTGAATCTGCCTTACTCGCCCCACTGGTCTTTTTCCTTGAGCTATTTCAGCTCTCCTACGTGACGACTCCCCAGAGCTAACAACTCGATCCTGAGTTTGTGGGTTTCTATCGTGAGACAGTGACCGCCGTGGATGGATTGTTCGTCGAGCTGTTGTATCCAGTGATCTCCTAGAAGGTTGCACTGGCTCCACGTTTTGTACGTCGTCTACTTGAGGTTCGGCTGAAGCGCGTGACCCTCTAGCTTTGGCAAGCCTTATTACTTTGGCTGCAGCTTCCTTTCGTGTCAGACGCGAaccctctgcttcttcttctgcctcaACCACTGGtggttcctcctcttcttcctcttctgcctCAATGTATCTCCGCCTCTTGTCAGTGATGCTTCTAGCTAGCTCAGCATCAAGTGGCTTGGTACTGGGTTTCCATCTAAGCTTGTTAAACATGGTGAGAAACAGAGATGAAGCTTAGAGAACTTGAGAGAGAGCAAGAATCGCAAAAGCTAAGGTTGATGAAATGTATGGCTAAGCTTAAAcgatttagagagagagacgagataTGCAAAGTTGAGTGAAGAAGAGTGTGACTTAGTCTTTTGTTTATAGTGGAGAGATGATAGAACTCGACTTGATGGGTGAGAGGAGACAGCTTTGTGTTGTCTTGTGGGAGACATGGTGGAGTTGGAGGAGACATGTGGTGGGACCGAGCTTGAGTTTGGTGGACAAGATTTAAAACGTGTTCTACCCACTTTTAGGAGCTGTGCGAAAATGGGAAGGAATCCAATGCTGCTCTGTTAACTTGTGTTGACTCCGTCTCCAGCTCGATCACCACGCTGCGTTGGGCCAAGCTACATAGTGTAcgaacttgattttttttttaaaaacctgagaaaatcataaaactaacaaaaacaacCTAAATagcaataaaaagaaatatatacaggGATAAAcatgggacttcctcccaagtgagcttgttttaagtctctaagcttgacttccTGTTTCTTTTAGGCTTTTGGAGGATCACAGAGAGGCACAGAGGACCCCTCCGGAATCTTTTGATCTGCAAGGTACTTCTTGACCCTTTGTCCATTTACTGTGAattcactaccatccttgttcagcAGAGTTACTGATCCGTATGGCAAAACCTCTTTAATCTCAAATGGTCCAGACCATCTTGACTTGAGCTTGCCAGGAAACAACTTAAGTCTGGAGTTGAAAAGCAAGACTTGATCTCCAGACTTTAGTTCCTTCACAAcaatcttcttgtcatgaaaagcCTTGGTTCTCTCCTTATAGATTTTGGAGCTTTCATAAGCATCAAGTCTGATTTCCTCAAGCTCATGTAGATCAACAACTCTCTTGGCTTGTGCTTTGTCAATGTTCAGATTTAACATCTTAATAGCTCAAAACGCCTTGTATTCAACCTCCACAGGAAGgtgacatgctttaccatacACCAACTGAAACGGTGTTCTTCCAATTGGTGTCTTGTAAGATGTTCTGTAAGCCCAGAGAGTCTCTTCCAGCTTCATAGACCAATCCTTCCTAGACAACCCAACAATTCTTGACAGGATCCCCTTAATCTGCTTGTTGGAGACTTCTACTTGCCCACTGGTTTGGGGGTGATAAGCAGTCGCTACTTTGTGTTTCACCCCATACTTCTTCAGCATACCATCAAAGACCTTGTTGACAAAGTGACTTCCTCCATCACTGATTACAGCTCTTGGTACTCCATACCTTGGGAAGATGATGCTTTTGAACAGCTTCAAGACAACCTTATGATCGTTGGTGGGACTTGCAATagcttcaacccacttagaaacataGTCAACCTCCACTAAGATGTATTCGTTGCCATTTGATTTAGGGTTGAAGGGACCCATGAAGTCAATCCCCCAGACATCGAATATTTCCACTTCCAAGATTGGGTTCTgaggcatctcattccttcttgtgatattaCCCATcctttggcaagcatcacacttggtgatgaatgTGTGAGCATCCTTGAATAGAGTaggccaccagagacctgcttgTAAAACTTTCTGGGCCGTCTTGAATGCAGCAAAGTGTCCTCCATACGTTGACCCATGACAGTGCTCAAGCACACCCTGTACTTCCTCTTCTGCTATACACCTTCTGAACAGACCATCAGACCCTCTCTTGAACAAGTAAggctcatcccagaagtagtggttgacatCTCTGAAGAACTTCTTCCTGTTGTAGCTGTCCAAACTCTTGGGAACCTCTCCACAGATCAAGTAGTTGACAAGGTCTGCATACCATGGAAACTTGTCTTCCTTCAGTGACAGTGCTTCAACCATCTCCAACTCTAACCCGGCGTATGTACTCTTATTCAGAGTCTCAAACACCATTAGTTGCTCTTCAGGCATTGAGTCATTAATGGGGACCATGTCTTCAATCCGCATTCTTGAGAGGTGATCAGCGACTCCATTCTCAATCCCCTTTTTATCGAGGATCTCCATATCAAACTCTTGCAAAAGAAGTATCCATCTCAGAAGTCTAGGCTTGGTGTCCTTCTTTGCGTAGATGTACCTCAGTGCAGCATGGTCCGTGTAGACAATCACTTTTGAACCAACCAAGTAGCTCCTGAACTTCTCAAATGCAAACACTACTGCCAGCAACTCCTTCTCAGTGGTGGCGTATCTTCCTTGTGCGTCGTCAAGGGTCCTGCTTGCATAGTAGATGACATGCAACTTCTTATCAATTCGCTGTCCCAGAACAGCTCCAACTGCGTAATCAGAAGCATCGCACATGATCTCGAAAGGATAGTCCCAGTTAGGTGCTTGGACTATTGGAGCAGATATCAGAGCTTCCTTGATAAGCTTGAAGGCTTCCAAACATTCATCATCAAAGATGAACTCTGTCTCCTTGCAGAGCAACCTGGTAAGAGGTCTggctatcttggagaaatccttGATAAACCTTCTGTAAAACCCTGCATGCCCAAGGAAACTTCTGATATCTTTCACATTGGTTGGGGGTTGCAACTGCATCATAACCTCAACTTTGGCCTTATCAACCTCTATCCCTTTCTCGGAAATCTTGTGCCCAAGGACTATTCCTTCtctgaccatgaagtggcatttctcccagttcagcaccaaGTTTGTTTCCTCGCACCTGGTAAGTACCCTGCACAGATtcaacaaacaggaggagaaggaggagccATACACAGAAAAGTCATCCATGAACACCTCCACCATCTCCTCtatcaaatccgagaaaataGAGGTCATGCACCTCTGAAAAGTAGCAGGTGCATTACAaagaccaaaaggcattctCCTGTAGGCGAATGtgccataaggacaagtaaaagtggtcttttcctgatcatttggatgtatagggatttgaaagaatccactatacccatcaaggaaacagtagtaaggatgATTAGCCAATCTttctaacatttgatcaatgaaaggcaatgggaagtgatctttcctagatgcagcattcaacttcctatagtCTATGCACATTCTATGCCCTGTAATGGTCCTAGTGGGGATGAACTcatctttttcgtttttcacTACAGTTATCCCACCCTTCTTAGGAACACAATGTACAGGTGAAACCCATGTACtgtcagagataggatagataataCCAGCATCTAGCAACTTAAGGATTTCTTTCTTGACTACCTCCTTCAGGTTTGGGTTTAATCTACGCTGGGGTTCTACACTAGAGTATGCTTCATTttcaagatgaatcctatgtGTGCATAGACTAGGAGAAATCCCTTTAATATCATCTAGTGAATACCCTATTGCCCTTCTAAACCTTTTCAGTTCAGTTAACAACATTTCCAATTCATCATGGCTAAGCTCAGCATTTACTATGACAGGGTAAGTAGAGTTAGGGCCTAAGAAAGCGTACCTTAGCCCTTTTGGTAGAggtttgagttctacctttggtGCTTTGAGTTCAGTCCAGTCATCAGGCGCAGGACTGCTTGTAGAGCTTTGCAGGTCGAGTGAAAGCATCAAACCTTGATTTTCTGCTTGGTCTGCACACTTGACATTCACTGCTTGTAGAGCTTTCAAGTCCTCAAAGACTGCagatccttcttcctctttgtgaGAGTCCAAAATCTTCTGATAAGCTTCAGTTTCCAAGTGTAGGTACCCATCTTCACCATTCTTTGTCAAAGCACTCTGAAGATGATCCTGTTCATTGAGCTCTTCAAGTAGCTCATCTGCCAACTGATCCATCCTTTCTATGTAGAACAGTTGCCCTTCTATGGTAGGCTTCTTCATGACATCTTTAATGTCAAAGTTCATCTTGAAGTCCTTACCAAGGTTCAGCTCTATCAGACCTTTCTTGCAATCAATGATTGCTCcagctgttgccaagaatggccTTCCCAAAAGCAGAGGATCCTTTGGTCCTTCATCCATCTCCAATACTAcgaagtc contains:
- the LOC104738335 gene encoding uncharacterized protein LOC104738335, producing MLNLNIDKAQAKRVVDLHELEEIRLDAYESSKIYKERTKAFHDKKIVVKELKSGDQVLLFNSRLKLFPGKLKSRWSGPFEIKEVLPYGSVTLLNKDGSEFTVNGQRVKKYLADQKIPEGSSVPLCDPPKA